In a single window of the Pseudorca crassidens isolate mPseCra1 chromosome 9, mPseCra1.hap1, whole genome shotgun sequence genome:
- the CDC42BPG gene encoding serine/threonine-protein kinase MRCK gamma isoform X6 → MERRLRALERLARGEAGGGPGLDGLLDLLLGLHQELSSAPLRRERNVAQFLSWVSPFIAKVKELQLQRDDFEILKVIGRGAFGEVAVVRQRDSGQIFAMKMLHKWEMLKRAETACFREERDVLVKGDSRWVTALHYAFQDEEYLYLVMDYYAGGDLLTLLSRFEDRLPPELAQFYLAEMVLAIHSLHQLGYVHRDVKPDNVLLDMNGHIRLADFGSCLRLNNSGMVDSSVAVGTPDYISPEILQAMEEGRGHYGPQCDWWSLGVCAYELLFGETPFYAESLVETYGKIMNHEDHLQFPPDVPDVPASAQDLIRQLLCRQEERLGHGGLDDFRNHPFFEGIDWERLATSTAPYIPELRGPMDTSNFDVDDDTLNHPGTLPPPSHGTFLGHHLPFVGFTYTSGSLGPESTSEQLAALERKLRCLEQEKVELSRKLQEALPTPSDPRELEQLRKEVQTLQDRLSETLRDSKVDGRPAGSPGQDSDVQQERDQLLQELVEVRAGLRAQEQELCRAQGWQEELLRKLQEAQEREVAMASETQALSSQLEEAWDAQRELQAQVAALSQEVMQLQRRQERSLEKEPPQIKTIHTASETNGTGLPEGSRPQEAQLRQEVAALRVQLEQARGHGPRGKEEALCRLQEENQQLSREQQRLVEELEREQQSKQRLEGAQQETESNWEAQIADILSWVNDEKVSRGYLQALATKMAEELESLRNVGTQTLPARPLDHQWKARRLQKMEASARLELQSALEAEIRAKQGLQERLTQVQEAQLRAESRLQEVERHNQGLQQELATLREELRAHGPGDTKPSNSLIPFLSFRSSEKDSTKDPGVSGEALKPGLEPELRPEGRRSLRLGGVFPRTPAATTPPAEGPPAKPGSHTLRPRSFPSPTKCLRCTSLMLGLGRQGLGCDACGYFCHSTCAPQAPPCPVPPDLLHTALGVHPETGTGTAYEGFLSVPRPSGVRRGWQRVFAALSDSRLLLFDAPDPRLSPASGALLQALDLRDPQFSATPVLALDVIHAQSRDLPRIFRVTASQLTVPPATCTVLLLAESEGERERWLQVLRELQQLLLDARPRPRPVYTLKEAYDNGLPLLSHALCAAIIDQKRLALGTEEGLFVIHLHSNDIFQVGECRRVQRLAVSPTAGLLVVLCGRGPSVRLFALAELENMEASGAKIPESRGCQVLAAGRILQARTPVLCVAVKRQVLCYQLGPGPGPWQRRIRELQAPAPVQSLGLLGDRLCVGAAGAFTLYPLLNEAAPLALGAGLVPEELPPSRGGLGEALGAVELSLSEFLLLFTTAGVYVDSAGRKSRIQELLWPAVPTGWGYAAPYLTVLSENAIDVFDVRKAEWVQTVPLKKVRPLNPEGSLFLFGTEKVRLTYLRNLLADKDEFDIPNLTDNSRRQLFRTRSKRRFFFRVSEEQLQQQRREMLKDPFVRSKLISTPTNFNHLVHVGPADGRPSARDLPPPSTLSPTGSGREGPRCPQLWPAAAPQLLRGPAAPSFHGQ, encoded by the exons ATGGAGCGGCGGTTGCGCGCGTTGGAGCGGCTGGCGCGGGGCGAGGCCGGCGGCGGCCCGGGGCTCGACGGCCTCCTGGATCTGCTTCTGGGGCTGCACCAAGAGCTCAGCAGCGCCCCCCTGCGGCGGGAGCGCAACGTGGCGCAGTTCCTGAGCTGGG TCAGTCCCTTCATAGCAAAGGTGAAAGAGCTGCAGCTGCAGAGAGATGACTTTGAGATCTTGAAGGTGATCGGCCGAGGGGCCTTCGGGGAG GTCGCTGTGGTGAGGCAGAGGGACAGTGGCCAGATTTTTGCCATGAAAATGCTGCACAAGTGGGAGATGCTGAAGAGGGCCGAG ACGGCCTGTTTCCGGGAGGAGCGGGACGTTCTGGTGAAGGGGGACAGCCGCTGGGTGACCGCTCTGCATTACGCCTTCCAGGATGAGGAGTACCTG TACCTGGTGATGGACTACTACGCTGGGGGGGACCTCCTCACTCTGCTGAGCCGCTTTGAGGACCGTCTCCCGCCTGAGCTGGCCCAGTTCTACCTGGCCGAGATGGTGCTGGCCATCCACTCGCTGCATCAGCTGGGCTACGTCCACAG GGACGTCAAGCCAGACAATGTCCTGCTGGACATGAATGGGCACATCCGCTTGGCCGACTTTGGCTCCTGCCTACGGCTCAACAACAGTGGCATG GTGGATTCGTCGGTGGCAGTGGGGACGCCCGACTACATCTCCCCTGAGATCCTGCAGGCcatggaggagggcaggggccactaCGGCCCACAGTGTGACTGGTGGTCCCTGGGGGTCTGTGCCTACGAGCTGCTCTTTGGGGAGACGCCCTTCTACGCGGAATCCCTGGTGGAAACCTACGGCAAGATCATGAACCATGAG GACCACCTGCAGTTCCCCCCAGATGTGCCCGATGTGCCGGCCAGTGCCCAAGACCTGATCCGCCAGCTGCTGTGCCGCCAGGAGGAGCGTCTGGGCCACGGAGGGCTGGACGACTTCCGGAACCACCCCTTCTTCGAAGGCATAGACTGGGAGCGGCTGGCGACTAGCACTGCCCCCTACATCCCCGAGCTTCGCGGGCCCATGGACACCTCCAACTTCGACGTGGATGACGACACCCTCAACCATCCG GGGACCCTGCCGCCACCCTCCCACGGGACCTTCTTAGGCCACCACCTGCCATTTGTGGGTTTCACCTACACCTCAGGCAG TCTGGGCCCTGAGAGCACTTCTGAGCAGTTGGCTGCCCTGGAGCGGAAGCTCCGCTGTTTGGAGCAGGAGAAGGTGGAGCTGAGCCGGAAGCTCCAAG AGGCTCTGCCGACCCCCTCAGACCCTCGGGAACTGGAGCAGCTACGGAAGGAAGTGCAGACTCTGCAGGACAGGCTGTCAG AGACGCTGAGGGACAGCAAGGTGGACGGACGCCCGGCTGGTAGCCCAGGCCAGGACAGTGACGTGCAGCAGGAGAGAGACCAGCTCCTCCAG GAGCTGGTCGAGGTGCGGGCGGGGCTGCGGGCGCAGGAGCAGGAGCTGTGCAGGGCCCAGGGGTGGCAGGAGGAGCTGCTCCGGAAGCTGCAGGAGGCCCAGGAGAGAGAGGTGGCCATGGCCAGCGAGACCCAGGCCCTGAGCTCCCAGCTGGAGGAAGCCTGGGATGCCCAGAGGGAG CTGCAGGCCCAGGTGGCCGCCCTGAGCCAGGAGGTGATGCAGCTGCAGAGACGGCAGGAGCGAAGCCTGGAGAAGGAGCCTCCCCAGATCAAG ACCATCCACACTGCCTCTGAGACCAACGGCACAGGATTGCCTGAGGGCAGCAGGCCTCAGGAAGCACAGCTGAGGCAGGAGGTGGCTGCCCTGCGTGTGCAGCTGGAGCAGGCCCGCGGCCACGG GCCGCGTGGGAAGGAGGAGGCTCTGTGCCGGCTGCAGGAGGAGAACCAGCAGCTGAGCCGGGAGCAGCAGCGG CTGGTGGAGGAGCTGGAACGGGAGCAGCAGAGCAAGCAGAGACTGGAGGGCGCGCAGCAGGAGACGGAGAGCAACTGGGAGGCCCAGATTGCCGACATCCTCAGCTG GGTGAATGATGAGAAGGTGTCAAGAGGCTACCTGCAGGCGCTGGCCACCAAGATGGCCGAGGAGCTGGAGTCCTTGCGGAACGTGGGCACCCAGACTCTCCCTGCCCGGCCGCTG GATCACCAGTGGAAGGCACGGCGGCTGCAGAAGATGGAGGCGTCGGCCAGGCTGGAGCTGCAGTCAGCACTGGAGGCCGAGATACGGGCCAAGCAGGGCCTGCAGGAGCGGCTGACGCAGGTGCAGGAGGCCCAGCTGCGGGCTGAGAG CCGTCTGCAGGAGGTCGAGAGGCACAACCAGGGCCTGCAGCAGGAGCTGGCTACCCTCCGGGAGGAGCTGCGGGCCCATGGGCCGGGGG ACACCAAGCCCTCAAACTCCCTGATTCCCTTCCTGTCCTTCCGGAGCTCAGAG AAGGATTCCACCAAGGACCCCGGTGTCTCAGGAGAGGCCCTGAAGCCTGGGCTGGAGCCCGAGCTGAGGCCAGAGGGCCGCCGCAGCCTGCGCCTGGGG GGTGTGTTCCCCAGAACGCCTGCTGCTACCACACCCCCTGCAGAAGGTCCTCCTGCAAAG cctggctcACACACGCTGCGCCCCCGGAGCTTCCCATCCCCCACCAAGTGTCTCCGCTGCACCTCGCTGATGCTGGGCCTGGGCCGCCAGGGCCTGGGCTGTGACG CTTGCGGCTACTTCTGTCACTCGACTTGTGCCCCACAGGCCCCACCCTGCCCCGTGCCCCCTGACCTCCTCCACACGGCCCTGGGAGTGCACCCTGAAACGGGCACGGGCACCGCCTACGAGGGCTTCTTGTCG GTGCCACGGCCCTCGGGCGTCCGGCGGGGCTGGCAGCGAGTGTTTGCCGCCCTCAGTGACTCGCGCCTGCTGCTGTTTGATGCCCCAGACCCGAGGCTCAGCCCGGCCAGCGGGGCCCTCCTGCAGGCACTGGATCTGAG GGACCCCCAGTTCTCGGCCACGCCTGTCCTGGCCTTGGATGTTATCCACGCCCAATCCAGGGACCTGCCCCGCATCTTTAGG GTGACGGCCTCCCAGCTGACGGTGCCGCCCGCCACGTGCACCGTGCTGCTGTTGGCGGAGAGCGAGGGTGAGCGGGAACGCTGGCTGCAGGTGCTGCGCGAGCTGCAGCAGCTGCTGCTGGACGCACGGCCCAGGCCCCGGCCGGTGTACACGCTCAAGGAGGCCTACGACAACGGGCTGCCGCTGCTGTCCCACGCGCTCTGTGCCGCCATCATCG aCCAGAAACGGCTTGCTCTGGGCACTGAGGAGGGACTGTTTGTGATCCACCTGCACAGCAACG ACATCTTCCAGGTGGGTGAGTGCCGGCGGGTGCAGCGGCTGGCCGTGAGCCCCACCGCGGGCCTTCTGGTCGTGCTGTGCGGCCGCGGCCCCAGCGTGCGCCTCTTTGCCCTGGCCGAGCTGGAGAACATGGAGGCATCAGGAGCCAAGATCCCCGAGTCCCGAGGCTGCCAGGTCCTGGCAGCCGGGCGCATCCTGCAGGCCCGCACCCCCGTGCTCTGTGTCGCAGTCAAGCGCCAGGTGCTCTGCTACCAACTGGGTCCAGGCCCGGGGCCCTGGCAGCGCCGCATCCGCGAGCTGCAGGCACCAGCACCTGTGCAGAGCCTGGGGCTGCTGGGTGACCGGCTGTGCGTGGGCGCAGCTGGCGCCTTCACCCTCTACCCGCTGCTCAACGAGGCTGCGCCCTTAGCGCTGGGAGCCGGTCTGGTGCCTGAGGAGCTGCCCCCATCCCGCGGGGGCCTGGGTGAGGCCCTGGGCGCCGTGGAGCTCAGTCTCAGTGAGTTCCTGCTGCTCTTCACCACCGCCGGGGTCTATGTGGACAGCGCCGGCCGCAAGTCTCGCATCCAAGAGCTGCTGTGGCCAGCAGTGCCCACGGGTTGGG GTTACGCAGCCCCCTACCTGACAGTGCTGAGCGAGAACGCCATCGATGTGTTTGATGTGAGGAAAGCAGAATGGGTCCAGACGGTGCCACTCAAGAAG GTGCGACCCCTGAACCCAGAGGGCTCCCTGTTCCTCTTTGGCACCGAGAAGGTCCGCCTGACCTACCTCAGGAACCTGCTGGCAG ATAAGGACGAGTTCGACATCCCCAACCTCACCGACAACAGCCGGCGCCAGCTGTTCCGCACCAGGAGCAAGCGCCGCTTCTTCTTCCGCGTGTCGGaggagcagctgcagcagcagcgcaG GGAGATGCTGAAGGACCCTTTTGTGCGCTCCAAGCTCATCTCAACCCCCACCAACTTCAACCACCTGGTGCACGTGGGCCCTGCAGACGGAAGGCCCAGCGCCAGGGACCTGCCCCCG CCTTCCACCCTGTCCCCAACAGGCTCCGGAAGAGAAGGGCCAAGGTGCCCGCAGCTCTGGCCTGCAGCGGCCCCACAGCTTCTCCGAGGCCCCGCGGCGCCCAGCTTCCATGGTCAGTGA
- the CDC42BPG gene encoding serine/threonine-protein kinase MRCK gamma isoform X3, translated as MERRLRALERLARGEAGGGPGLDGLLDLLLGLHQELSSAPLRRERNVAQFLSWVSPFIAKVKELQLQRDDFEILKVIGRGAFGEVAVVRQRDSGQIFAMKMLHKWEMLKRAETACFREERDVLVKGDSRWVTALHYAFQDEEYLYLVMDYYAGGDLLTLLSRFEDRLPPELAQFYLAEMVLAIHSLHQLGYVHRDVKPDNVLLDMNGHIRLADFGSCLRLNNSGMVDSSVAVGTPDYISPEILQAMEEGRGHYGPQCDWWSLGVCAYELLFGETPFYAESLVETYGKIMNHEDHLQFPPDVPDVPASAQDLIRQLLCRQEERLGHGGLDDFRNHPFFEGIDWERLATSTAPYIPELRGPMDTSNFDVDDDTLNHPGTLPPPSHGTFLGHHLPFVGFTYTSGSLGPESTSEQLAALERKLRCLEQEKVELSRKLQEALPTPSDPRELEQLRKEVQTLQDRLSETLRDSKVDGRPAGSPGQDSDVQQERDQLLQELVEVRAGLRAQEQELCRAQGWQEELLRKLQEAQEREVAMASETQALSSQLEEAWDAQRELQAQVAALSQEVMQLQRRQERSLEKEPPQIKTIHTASETNGTGLPEGSRPQEAQLRQEVAALRVQLEQARGHGPRGKEEALCRLQEENQQLSREQQRLVEELEREQQSKQRLEGAQQETESNWEAQIADILSWVNDEKVSRGYLQALATKMAEELESLRNVGTQTLPARPLDHQWKARRLQKMEASARLELQSALEAEIRAKQGLQERLTQVQEAQLRAESRLQEVERHNQGLQQELATLREELRAHGPGDTKPSNSLIPFLSFRSSEKDSTKDPGVSGEALKPGLEPELRPEGRRSLRLGGVFPRTPAATTPPAEGPPAKPGSHTLRPRSFPSPTKCLRCTSLMLGLGRQGLGCDACGYFCHSTCAPQAPPCPVPPDLLHTALGVHPETGTGTAYEGFLSVPRPSGVRRGWQRVFAALSDSRLLLFDAPDPRLSPASGALLQALDLRDPQFSATPVLALDVIHAQSRDLPRIFRVTASQLTVPPATCTVLLLAESEGERERWLQVLRELQQLLLDARPRPRPVYTLKEAYDNGLPLLSHALCAAIIDQKRLALGTEEGLFVIHLHSNDIFQVGECRRVQRLAVSPTAGLLVVLCGRGPSVRLFALAELENMEASGAKIPESRGCQVLAAGRILQARTPVLCVAVKRQVLCYQLGPGPGPWQRRIRELQAPAPVQSLGLLGDRLCVGAAGAFTLYPLLNEAAPLALGAGLVPEELPPSRGGLGEALGAVELSLSEFLLLFTTAGVYVDSAGRKSRIQELLWPAVPTGWGYAAPYLTVLSENAIDVFDVRKAEWVQTVPLKKVRPLNPEGSLFLFGTEKVRLTYLRNLLADKDEFDIPNLTDNSRRQLFRTRSKRRFFFRVSEEQLQQQRREMLKDPFVRSKLISTPTNFNHLVHVGPADGRPSARDLPPAPEEKGQGARSSGLQRPHSFSEAPRRPASMVSDGLAGDADHTVKRKPWTSLSSESVSCPQGSLSPVASLIQQGMCPGEASGRH; from the exons ATGGAGCGGCGGTTGCGCGCGTTGGAGCGGCTGGCGCGGGGCGAGGCCGGCGGCGGCCCGGGGCTCGACGGCCTCCTGGATCTGCTTCTGGGGCTGCACCAAGAGCTCAGCAGCGCCCCCCTGCGGCGGGAGCGCAACGTGGCGCAGTTCCTGAGCTGGG TCAGTCCCTTCATAGCAAAGGTGAAAGAGCTGCAGCTGCAGAGAGATGACTTTGAGATCTTGAAGGTGATCGGCCGAGGGGCCTTCGGGGAG GTCGCTGTGGTGAGGCAGAGGGACAGTGGCCAGATTTTTGCCATGAAAATGCTGCACAAGTGGGAGATGCTGAAGAGGGCCGAG ACGGCCTGTTTCCGGGAGGAGCGGGACGTTCTGGTGAAGGGGGACAGCCGCTGGGTGACCGCTCTGCATTACGCCTTCCAGGATGAGGAGTACCTG TACCTGGTGATGGACTACTACGCTGGGGGGGACCTCCTCACTCTGCTGAGCCGCTTTGAGGACCGTCTCCCGCCTGAGCTGGCCCAGTTCTACCTGGCCGAGATGGTGCTGGCCATCCACTCGCTGCATCAGCTGGGCTACGTCCACAG GGACGTCAAGCCAGACAATGTCCTGCTGGACATGAATGGGCACATCCGCTTGGCCGACTTTGGCTCCTGCCTACGGCTCAACAACAGTGGCATG GTGGATTCGTCGGTGGCAGTGGGGACGCCCGACTACATCTCCCCTGAGATCCTGCAGGCcatggaggagggcaggggccactaCGGCCCACAGTGTGACTGGTGGTCCCTGGGGGTCTGTGCCTACGAGCTGCTCTTTGGGGAGACGCCCTTCTACGCGGAATCCCTGGTGGAAACCTACGGCAAGATCATGAACCATGAG GACCACCTGCAGTTCCCCCCAGATGTGCCCGATGTGCCGGCCAGTGCCCAAGACCTGATCCGCCAGCTGCTGTGCCGCCAGGAGGAGCGTCTGGGCCACGGAGGGCTGGACGACTTCCGGAACCACCCCTTCTTCGAAGGCATAGACTGGGAGCGGCTGGCGACTAGCACTGCCCCCTACATCCCCGAGCTTCGCGGGCCCATGGACACCTCCAACTTCGACGTGGATGACGACACCCTCAACCATCCG GGGACCCTGCCGCCACCCTCCCACGGGACCTTCTTAGGCCACCACCTGCCATTTGTGGGTTTCACCTACACCTCAGGCAG TCTGGGCCCTGAGAGCACTTCTGAGCAGTTGGCTGCCCTGGAGCGGAAGCTCCGCTGTTTGGAGCAGGAGAAGGTGGAGCTGAGCCGGAAGCTCCAAG AGGCTCTGCCGACCCCCTCAGACCCTCGGGAACTGGAGCAGCTACGGAAGGAAGTGCAGACTCTGCAGGACAGGCTGTCAG AGACGCTGAGGGACAGCAAGGTGGACGGACGCCCGGCTGGTAGCCCAGGCCAGGACAGTGACGTGCAGCAGGAGAGAGACCAGCTCCTCCAG GAGCTGGTCGAGGTGCGGGCGGGGCTGCGGGCGCAGGAGCAGGAGCTGTGCAGGGCCCAGGGGTGGCAGGAGGAGCTGCTCCGGAAGCTGCAGGAGGCCCAGGAGAGAGAGGTGGCCATGGCCAGCGAGACCCAGGCCCTGAGCTCCCAGCTGGAGGAAGCCTGGGATGCCCAGAGGGAG CTGCAGGCCCAGGTGGCCGCCCTGAGCCAGGAGGTGATGCAGCTGCAGAGACGGCAGGAGCGAAGCCTGGAGAAGGAGCCTCCCCAGATCAAG ACCATCCACACTGCCTCTGAGACCAACGGCACAGGATTGCCTGAGGGCAGCAGGCCTCAGGAAGCACAGCTGAGGCAGGAGGTGGCTGCCCTGCGTGTGCAGCTGGAGCAGGCCCGCGGCCACGG GCCGCGTGGGAAGGAGGAGGCTCTGTGCCGGCTGCAGGAGGAGAACCAGCAGCTGAGCCGGGAGCAGCAGCGG CTGGTGGAGGAGCTGGAACGGGAGCAGCAGAGCAAGCAGAGACTGGAGGGCGCGCAGCAGGAGACGGAGAGCAACTGGGAGGCCCAGATTGCCGACATCCTCAGCTG GGTGAATGATGAGAAGGTGTCAAGAGGCTACCTGCAGGCGCTGGCCACCAAGATGGCCGAGGAGCTGGAGTCCTTGCGGAACGTGGGCACCCAGACTCTCCCTGCCCGGCCGCTG GATCACCAGTGGAAGGCACGGCGGCTGCAGAAGATGGAGGCGTCGGCCAGGCTGGAGCTGCAGTCAGCACTGGAGGCCGAGATACGGGCCAAGCAGGGCCTGCAGGAGCGGCTGACGCAGGTGCAGGAGGCCCAGCTGCGGGCTGAGAG CCGTCTGCAGGAGGTCGAGAGGCACAACCAGGGCCTGCAGCAGGAGCTGGCTACCCTCCGGGAGGAGCTGCGGGCCCATGGGCCGGGGG ACACCAAGCCCTCAAACTCCCTGATTCCCTTCCTGTCCTTCCGGAGCTCAGAG AAGGATTCCACCAAGGACCCCGGTGTCTCAGGAGAGGCCCTGAAGCCTGGGCTGGAGCCCGAGCTGAGGCCAGAGGGCCGCCGCAGCCTGCGCCTGGGG GGTGTGTTCCCCAGAACGCCTGCTGCTACCACACCCCCTGCAGAAGGTCCTCCTGCAAAG cctggctcACACACGCTGCGCCCCCGGAGCTTCCCATCCCCCACCAAGTGTCTCCGCTGCACCTCGCTGATGCTGGGCCTGGGCCGCCAGGGCCTGGGCTGTGACG CTTGCGGCTACTTCTGTCACTCGACTTGTGCCCCACAGGCCCCACCCTGCCCCGTGCCCCCTGACCTCCTCCACACGGCCCTGGGAGTGCACCCTGAAACGGGCACGGGCACCGCCTACGAGGGCTTCTTGTCG GTGCCACGGCCCTCGGGCGTCCGGCGGGGCTGGCAGCGAGTGTTTGCCGCCCTCAGTGACTCGCGCCTGCTGCTGTTTGATGCCCCAGACCCGAGGCTCAGCCCGGCCAGCGGGGCCCTCCTGCAGGCACTGGATCTGAG GGACCCCCAGTTCTCGGCCACGCCTGTCCTGGCCTTGGATGTTATCCACGCCCAATCCAGGGACCTGCCCCGCATCTTTAGG GTGACGGCCTCCCAGCTGACGGTGCCGCCCGCCACGTGCACCGTGCTGCTGTTGGCGGAGAGCGAGGGTGAGCGGGAACGCTGGCTGCAGGTGCTGCGCGAGCTGCAGCAGCTGCTGCTGGACGCACGGCCCAGGCCCCGGCCGGTGTACACGCTCAAGGAGGCCTACGACAACGGGCTGCCGCTGCTGTCCCACGCGCTCTGTGCCGCCATCATCG aCCAGAAACGGCTTGCTCTGGGCACTGAGGAGGGACTGTTTGTGATCCACCTGCACAGCAACG ACATCTTCCAGGTGGGTGAGTGCCGGCGGGTGCAGCGGCTGGCCGTGAGCCCCACCGCGGGCCTTCTGGTCGTGCTGTGCGGCCGCGGCCCCAGCGTGCGCCTCTTTGCCCTGGCCGAGCTGGAGAACATGGAGGCATCAGGAGCCAAGATCCCCGAGTCCCGAGGCTGCCAGGTCCTGGCAGCCGGGCGCATCCTGCAGGCCCGCACCCCCGTGCTCTGTGTCGCAGTCAAGCGCCAGGTGCTCTGCTACCAACTGGGTCCAGGCCCGGGGCCCTGGCAGCGCCGCATCCGCGAGCTGCAGGCACCAGCACCTGTGCAGAGCCTGGGGCTGCTGGGTGACCGGCTGTGCGTGGGCGCAGCTGGCGCCTTCACCCTCTACCCGCTGCTCAACGAGGCTGCGCCCTTAGCGCTGGGAGCCGGTCTGGTGCCTGAGGAGCTGCCCCCATCCCGCGGGGGCCTGGGTGAGGCCCTGGGCGCCGTGGAGCTCAGTCTCAGTGAGTTCCTGCTGCTCTTCACCACCGCCGGGGTCTATGTGGACAGCGCCGGCCGCAAGTCTCGCATCCAAGAGCTGCTGTGGCCAGCAGTGCCCACGGGTTGGG GTTACGCAGCCCCCTACCTGACAGTGCTGAGCGAGAACGCCATCGATGTGTTTGATGTGAGGAAAGCAGAATGGGTCCAGACGGTGCCACTCAAGAAG GTGCGACCCCTGAACCCAGAGGGCTCCCTGTTCCTCTTTGGCACCGAGAAGGTCCGCCTGACCTACCTCAGGAACCTGCTGGCAG ATAAGGACGAGTTCGACATCCCCAACCTCACCGACAACAGCCGGCGCCAGCTGTTCCGCACCAGGAGCAAGCGCCGCTTCTTCTTCCGCGTGTCGGaggagcagctgcagcagcagcgcaG GGAGATGCTGAAGGACCCTTTTGTGCGCTCCAAGCTCATCTCAACCCCCACCAACTTCAACCACCTGGTGCACGTGGGCCCTGCAGACGGAAGGCCCAGCGCCAGGGACCTGCCCCCG GCTCCGGAAGAGAAGGGCCAAGGTGCCCGCAGCTCTGGCCTGCAGCGGCCCCACAGCTTCTCCGAGGCCCCGCGGCGCCCAGCTTCCATGGTCAGTGACGGCCTCGCTGGAGACGCGGACCACA CAGTGAAGAGGAAGCCTTGGACGTCTCTGTCCAGCGAGTCGGTGTCCTGCCCCCAGGGATCTCTGAGCCCCGTGGCCTCCCTGATACAG